From the genome of Labrus bergylta chromosome 12, fLabBer1.1, whole genome shotgun sequence, one region includes:
- the LOC109993154 gene encoding complement component receptor 1-like protein isoform X11 translates to MAVCLVFLLSSLGLAITAQAQDCPKPVPGPNMNLKGNDIVLQEFPDGTKVTFTCEVGYQSAGGSGVSTCSAGNWSPVRLQCERKNCGALEAVINGDITYPTSTLFGDTAVVTCNAGYRRVGRETIRCGDAGWLDRLPVCEVSKCGPPPAIADGTFYPEKEEYEYREVVRYTCQKDLTLNGSKSVSCSEDGTFTPAAPTCINVQCEAPNIDNAEYIAGSLNSYKYKATVTHQCRTGYMMIGQSTSVCEIDGEWSPKLLECQRKNCGALEAVINGTITYPTSTLFGDTAVVTCNTGYKLVGRDTIRCGDAGWLDRLPVCEEVQCKAPNIDNADFTSGSRYPYKYKATVTHQCRTGYMMIGQSTSVCGIDGQWSPKLLECKQLPTPTTTDKPGGKEGDGDGGTDNGGSSTGTTVGIIIGCVAGLFLVVLAIYYFKKKKKAGFQKGTAENETTGDGNSVELQSGKHSAAVGTTLLNEKTSD, encoded by the exons ATGGCTGTCTGTCTCGTCTTTCTACTCAGCAGTCTTGGCCTTGCTATTACTGCTCAAG CTCAAGACTGTCCCAAGCCTGTTCCAGGACCCAACATGAATTTAAAGGGCAATGACATAGTTTTGCAAGAATTCCCAGATGGGACCAAAGTGACTTTTACCTGTGAAGTTGGCTACCAGTCTGCAGGAGGGTCTGGAGTCAGTACTTGTTCTGCTGGGAATTGGAGTCCTGTGAGGCTGCAATGCGAGA GGAAAAACTGTGGTGCACTTGAAGCTGTAATAAATGGTGACATAACTTACCCTACATCAACCCTGTTTGGTGATACAGCGGTGGTAACTTGCAACGCTGG ATACAGACGGGTTGGTCGAGAGACAATCCGCTGTGGAGACGCAGGTTGGTTGGACAGGTTGCCTGTATGTGAAG TGTCTAAGTGTGGTCCACCACCTGCGATAGCTGATGGCACATTCTATCCAGAAAAAGAAGAGTATGAATACAGGGAAGTTGTGCGTTACACCTGTCAGAAGGATTTAACTCTCAATGGATCCAAATCAGTCTCCTGTTCAGAAGATGGAACATTTACACCTGCAGCTCCAACATGTATAA ATGTTCAATGTGAAGCCCCAAATATCGACAATGCCGAATATATTGCAGGTTCTCTGAATTCTTACAAATACAAAGCTACAGTGACACATCAGTGCAGAACTGGATATATGATGATAGGACAAAGTACCTCTGTATGTGAAATAGATGGCGAGTGGTCACCTAAACTTCTGGAATGTCAAC GGAAAAACTGTGGTGCACTTGAAGCTGTAATAAATGGTACAATAACTTACCCTACATCAACCCTGTTTGGTGATACAGCGGTGGTAACTTGCAACACTGG ATACAAACTGGTTGGTCGAGATACAATCCGCTGTGGAGACGCAGGTTGGTTGGACAGGTTGCCTGTATGTGAAG AGGTTCAGTGTAAAGCCCCAAATATCGACAATGCCGACTTTACTTCAGGTTCTCGGTATCCTTACAAATACAAAGCTACAGTGACACATCAGTGCAGAACTGGATATATGATGATAGGACAAAGTACCTCTGTATGTGGAATAGATGGCCAGTGGTCACCTAAACTTCTGGAATGTAAAC AATTGCCCACCCCAACTACGACAGACAAGCCAGGTGGAAAGGAAGGTGATGGTGATGGAGGGACAG acaaCGGTGGAAGCAGCACTGGTACAACTGTGGGGATTATTATTGGATGTG TTGCAGGTCTCTTCCTGGTCGTTCTTGCAATCTATTatttcaagaaaaagaaaaaggcagg CTTTCAGAAAGGCACTGCTGAAAATGAGACTACAGGTGACGGAAACTCTGTGGAGCTCCAGAGTGG tAAGCACAGCGCTGCTGTTGGTACAACATTACTGAATGAGAAAACGTCTGATTAA
- the LOC109993154 gene encoding complement component receptor 1-like protein isoform X14, translating into MAVCLVFLLSSLGLAITAQAQDCPKPVPGPNMNLKGNDIVLQEFPDGTKVTFTCEVGYQSAGGSGVSTCSAGNWSPVRLQCERKNCGALEAVINGDITYPTSTLFGDTAVVTCNAGYRRVGRETIRCGDAGWLDRLPVCEVSKCGPPPAIADGTFYPEKEEYEYREVVRYTCQKDLTLNGSKSVSCSEDGTFTPAAPTCINVQCEAPNIDNAEYIAGSLNSYKYKATVTHQCRTGYMMIGQSTSVCEIDGEWSPKLLECQRKNCGALEAVINGTITYPTSTLFGDTAVVTCNTGYKLVGRDTIRCGDAGWLDRLPVCEEVQCKAPNIDNADFTSGSRYPYKYKATVTHQCRTGYMMIGQSTSVCGIDGQWSPKLLECKQLPTPTTTDKPGGKEGDGDGGTDNGGSSTGTTVGIIIGCAFRKALLKMRLQVTETLWSSRVVSTALLLVQHY; encoded by the exons ATGGCTGTCTGTCTCGTCTTTCTACTCAGCAGTCTTGGCCTTGCTATTACTGCTCAAG CTCAAGACTGTCCCAAGCCTGTTCCAGGACCCAACATGAATTTAAAGGGCAATGACATAGTTTTGCAAGAATTCCCAGATGGGACCAAAGTGACTTTTACCTGTGAAGTTGGCTACCAGTCTGCAGGAGGGTCTGGAGTCAGTACTTGTTCTGCTGGGAATTGGAGTCCTGTGAGGCTGCAATGCGAGA GGAAAAACTGTGGTGCACTTGAAGCTGTAATAAATGGTGACATAACTTACCCTACATCAACCCTGTTTGGTGATACAGCGGTGGTAACTTGCAACGCTGG ATACAGACGGGTTGGTCGAGAGACAATCCGCTGTGGAGACGCAGGTTGGTTGGACAGGTTGCCTGTATGTGAAG TGTCTAAGTGTGGTCCACCACCTGCGATAGCTGATGGCACATTCTATCCAGAAAAAGAAGAGTATGAATACAGGGAAGTTGTGCGTTACACCTGTCAGAAGGATTTAACTCTCAATGGATCCAAATCAGTCTCCTGTTCAGAAGATGGAACATTTACACCTGCAGCTCCAACATGTATAA ATGTTCAATGTGAAGCCCCAAATATCGACAATGCCGAATATATTGCAGGTTCTCTGAATTCTTACAAATACAAAGCTACAGTGACACATCAGTGCAGAACTGGATATATGATGATAGGACAAAGTACCTCTGTATGTGAAATAGATGGCGAGTGGTCACCTAAACTTCTGGAATGTCAAC GGAAAAACTGTGGTGCACTTGAAGCTGTAATAAATGGTACAATAACTTACCCTACATCAACCCTGTTTGGTGATACAGCGGTGGTAACTTGCAACACTGG ATACAAACTGGTTGGTCGAGATACAATCCGCTGTGGAGACGCAGGTTGGTTGGACAGGTTGCCTGTATGTGAAG AGGTTCAGTGTAAAGCCCCAAATATCGACAATGCCGACTTTACTTCAGGTTCTCGGTATCCTTACAAATACAAAGCTACAGTGACACATCAGTGCAGAACTGGATATATGATGATAGGACAAAGTACCTCTGTATGTGGAATAGATGGCCAGTGGTCACCTAAACTTCTGGAATGTAAAC AATTGCCCACCCCAACTACGACAGACAAGCCAGGTGGAAAGGAAGGTGATGGTGATGGAGGGACAG acaaCGGTGGAAGCAGCACTGGTACAACTGTGGGGATTATTATTGGATGTG CTTTCAGAAAGGCACTGCTGAAAATGAGACTACAGGTGACGGAAACTCTGTGGAGCTCCAGAGTGG tAAGCACAGCGCTGCTGTTGGTACAACATTACTGA
- the LOC109993154 gene encoding membrane cofactor protein isoform X15 — translation MAVCLVFLLSSLGLAITAQAQDCPKPVPGPNMNLKGNDIVLQEFPDGTKVTFTCEVGYQSAGGSGVSTCSAGNWSPVRLQCERKNCGALEAVINGDITYPTSTLFGDTAVVTCNAGYRRVGRETIRCGDAGWLDRLPVCEVSKCGPPPAIADGTFYPEKEEYEYREVVRYTCQKDLTLNGSKSVSCSEDGTFTPAAPTCIKVQCKAPNIDNADFTSGSRYPYKYKATVTHQCRTGYMMIGQSTSVCGIDGQWSPKLLECKPKNCSKPVGGVNMNLKDRNTPTFPHGTSVTFVCDAGYESAGGSAVTTCTTGNWSPVTLKCVKKLPTPTTTDKPGGKEGDGDGGTDNGGSSTGTTVGIIIGCVAGLFLVVLAIYYFKKKKKAGFQKGTAENETTGDGNSVELQSGKHSAAVGTTLLNEKTSD, via the exons ATGGCTGTCTGTCTCGTCTTTCTACTCAGCAGTCTTGGCCTTGCTATTACTGCTCAAG CTCAAGACTGTCCCAAGCCTGTTCCAGGACCCAACATGAATTTAAAGGGCAATGACATAGTTTTGCAAGAATTCCCAGATGGGACCAAAGTGACTTTTACCTGTGAAGTTGGCTACCAGTCTGCAGGAGGGTCTGGAGTCAGTACTTGTTCTGCTGGGAATTGGAGTCCTGTGAGGCTGCAATGCGAGA GGAAAAACTGTGGTGCACTTGAAGCTGTAATAAATGGTGACATAACTTACCCTACATCAACCCTGTTTGGTGATACAGCGGTGGTAACTTGCAACGCTGG ATACAGACGGGTTGGTCGAGAGACAATCCGCTGTGGAGACGCAGGTTGGTTGGACAGGTTGCCTGTATGTGAAG TGTCTAAGTGTGGTCCACCACCTGCGATAGCTGATGGCACATTCTATCCAGAAAAAGAAGAGTATGAATACAGGGAAGTTGTGCGTTACACCTGTCAGAAGGATTTAACTCTCAATGGATCCAAATCAGTCTCCTGTTCAGAAGATGGAACATTTACACCTGCAGCTCCAACATGTATAA AGGTTCAGTGTAAAGCCCCAAATATCGACAATGCCGACTTTACTTCAGGTTCTCGGTATCCTTACAAATACAAAGCTACAGTGACACATCAGTGCAGAACTGGATATATGATGATAGGACAAAGTACCTCTGTATGTGGAATAGATGGCCAGTGGTCACCTAAACTTCTGGAATGTAAAC CCAAAAACTGTTCCAAACCTGTCGGAGGAGTCAACATGAATTTGAAGGACAGAAATACGCCCACATTCCCACATGGAACGAGCGTTACGTTTGTCTGTGATGCTGGCTACGAGTCTGCAGGAGGCTCTGCAGTCACTACCTGTACTACGGGGAATTGGAGCCCTGTGACGCTGAAATGCGTGAAGA AATTGCCCACCCCAACTACGACAGACAAGCCAGGTGGAAAGGAAGGTGATGGTGATGGAGGGACAG acaaCGGTGGAAGCAGCACTGGTACAACTGTGGGGATTATTATTGGATGTG TTGCAGGTCTCTTCCTGGTCGTTCTTGCAATCTATTatttcaagaaaaagaaaaaggcagg CTTTCAGAAAGGCACTGCTGAAAATGAGACTACAGGTGACGGAAACTCTGTGGAGCTCCAGAGTGG tAAGCACAGCGCTGCTGTTGGTACAACATTACTGAATGAGAAAACGTCTGATTAA
- the LOC109993154 gene encoding complement component receptor 1-like protein isoform X1 has translation MAVCLVFLLSSLGLAITAQAQDCPKPVPGPNMNLKGNDIVLQEFPDGTKVTFTCEVGYQSAGGSGVSTCSAGNWSPVRLQCERKNCGALEAVINGDITYPTSTLFGDTAVVTCNAGYRRVGRETIRCGDAGWLDRLPVCEVSKCGPPPAIADGTFYPEKEEYEYREVVRYTCQKDLTLNGSKSVSCSEDGTFTPAAPTCINVQCEAPNIDNAEYIAGSLNSYKYKATVTHQCRTGYMMIGQSTSVCEIDGEWSPKLLECQRKNCGALEAVINGTITYPTSTLFGDTAVVTCNTGYKLVGRDTIRCGDAGWLDRLPVCEEVQCKAPNIDNADFTSGSRYPYKYKATVTHQCRTGYMMIGQSTSVCGIDGQWSPKLLECKPKNCSKPVGGVNMNLKDRNTPTFPHGTSVTFVCDAGYESAGGSAVTTCTTGNWSPVTLKCVKKLPTPTTTDKPGGKEGDGDGGTDNGGSSTGTTVGIIIGCVAGLFLVVLAIYYFKKKKKAGFQKGTAENETTGDGNSVELQSGKHSAAVGTTLLNEKTSD, from the exons ATGGCTGTCTGTCTCGTCTTTCTACTCAGCAGTCTTGGCCTTGCTATTACTGCTCAAG CTCAAGACTGTCCCAAGCCTGTTCCAGGACCCAACATGAATTTAAAGGGCAATGACATAGTTTTGCAAGAATTCCCAGATGGGACCAAAGTGACTTTTACCTGTGAAGTTGGCTACCAGTCTGCAGGAGGGTCTGGAGTCAGTACTTGTTCTGCTGGGAATTGGAGTCCTGTGAGGCTGCAATGCGAGA GGAAAAACTGTGGTGCACTTGAAGCTGTAATAAATGGTGACATAACTTACCCTACATCAACCCTGTTTGGTGATACAGCGGTGGTAACTTGCAACGCTGG ATACAGACGGGTTGGTCGAGAGACAATCCGCTGTGGAGACGCAGGTTGGTTGGACAGGTTGCCTGTATGTGAAG TGTCTAAGTGTGGTCCACCACCTGCGATAGCTGATGGCACATTCTATCCAGAAAAAGAAGAGTATGAATACAGGGAAGTTGTGCGTTACACCTGTCAGAAGGATTTAACTCTCAATGGATCCAAATCAGTCTCCTGTTCAGAAGATGGAACATTTACACCTGCAGCTCCAACATGTATAA ATGTTCAATGTGAAGCCCCAAATATCGACAATGCCGAATATATTGCAGGTTCTCTGAATTCTTACAAATACAAAGCTACAGTGACACATCAGTGCAGAACTGGATATATGATGATAGGACAAAGTACCTCTGTATGTGAAATAGATGGCGAGTGGTCACCTAAACTTCTGGAATGTCAAC GGAAAAACTGTGGTGCACTTGAAGCTGTAATAAATGGTACAATAACTTACCCTACATCAACCCTGTTTGGTGATACAGCGGTGGTAACTTGCAACACTGG ATACAAACTGGTTGGTCGAGATACAATCCGCTGTGGAGACGCAGGTTGGTTGGACAGGTTGCCTGTATGTGAAG AGGTTCAGTGTAAAGCCCCAAATATCGACAATGCCGACTTTACTTCAGGTTCTCGGTATCCTTACAAATACAAAGCTACAGTGACACATCAGTGCAGAACTGGATATATGATGATAGGACAAAGTACCTCTGTATGTGGAATAGATGGCCAGTGGTCACCTAAACTTCTGGAATGTAAAC CCAAAAACTGTTCCAAACCTGTCGGAGGAGTCAACATGAATTTGAAGGACAGAAATACGCCCACATTCCCACATGGAACGAGCGTTACGTTTGTCTGTGATGCTGGCTACGAGTCTGCAGGAGGCTCTGCAGTCACTACCTGTACTACGGGGAATTGGAGCCCTGTGACGCTGAAATGCGTGAAGA AATTGCCCACCCCAACTACGACAGACAAGCCAGGTGGAAAGGAAGGTGATGGTGATGGAGGGACAG acaaCGGTGGAAGCAGCACTGGTACAACTGTGGGGATTATTATTGGATGTG TTGCAGGTCTCTTCCTGGTCGTTCTTGCAATCTATTatttcaagaaaaagaaaaaggcagg CTTTCAGAAAGGCACTGCTGAAAATGAGACTACAGGTGACGGAAACTCTGTGGAGCTCCAGAGTGG tAAGCACAGCGCTGCTGTTGGTACAACATTACTGAATGAGAAAACGTCTGATTAA
- the LOC109993154 gene encoding complement component receptor 1-like protein isoform X3, whose protein sequence is MAVCLVFLLSSLGLAITAQAQDCPKPVPGPNMNLKGNDIVLQEFPDGTKVTFTCEVGYQSAGGSGVSTCSAGNWSPVRLQCERKNCGALEAVINGDITYPTSTLFGDTAVVTCNAGYRRVGRETIRCGDAGWLDRLPVCEVSKCGPPPAIADGTFYPEKEEYEYREVVRYTCQKDLTLNGSKSVSCSEDGTFTPAAPTCINVQCEAPNIDNAEYIAGSLNSYKYKATVTHQCRTGYMMIGQSTSVCEIDGEWSPKLLECQRKNCGALEAVINGTITYPTSTLFGDTAVVTCNTGYKLVGRDTIRCGDAGWLDRLPVCEEVQCKAPNIDNADFTSGSRYPYKYKATVTHQCRTGYMMIGQSTSVCGIDGQWSPKLLECKPKNCSKPVGGVNMNLKDRNTPTFPHGTSVTFVCDAGYESAGGSAVTTCTTGNWSPVTLKCVKKLPTPTTTDKPGGKEGDGDGGTDNGGSSTGTTVGIIIGCVAGLFLVVLAIYYFKKKKKAGKHSAAVGTTLLNEKTSD, encoded by the exons ATGGCTGTCTGTCTCGTCTTTCTACTCAGCAGTCTTGGCCTTGCTATTACTGCTCAAG CTCAAGACTGTCCCAAGCCTGTTCCAGGACCCAACATGAATTTAAAGGGCAATGACATAGTTTTGCAAGAATTCCCAGATGGGACCAAAGTGACTTTTACCTGTGAAGTTGGCTACCAGTCTGCAGGAGGGTCTGGAGTCAGTACTTGTTCTGCTGGGAATTGGAGTCCTGTGAGGCTGCAATGCGAGA GGAAAAACTGTGGTGCACTTGAAGCTGTAATAAATGGTGACATAACTTACCCTACATCAACCCTGTTTGGTGATACAGCGGTGGTAACTTGCAACGCTGG ATACAGACGGGTTGGTCGAGAGACAATCCGCTGTGGAGACGCAGGTTGGTTGGACAGGTTGCCTGTATGTGAAG TGTCTAAGTGTGGTCCACCACCTGCGATAGCTGATGGCACATTCTATCCAGAAAAAGAAGAGTATGAATACAGGGAAGTTGTGCGTTACACCTGTCAGAAGGATTTAACTCTCAATGGATCCAAATCAGTCTCCTGTTCAGAAGATGGAACATTTACACCTGCAGCTCCAACATGTATAA ATGTTCAATGTGAAGCCCCAAATATCGACAATGCCGAATATATTGCAGGTTCTCTGAATTCTTACAAATACAAAGCTACAGTGACACATCAGTGCAGAACTGGATATATGATGATAGGACAAAGTACCTCTGTATGTGAAATAGATGGCGAGTGGTCACCTAAACTTCTGGAATGTCAAC GGAAAAACTGTGGTGCACTTGAAGCTGTAATAAATGGTACAATAACTTACCCTACATCAACCCTGTTTGGTGATACAGCGGTGGTAACTTGCAACACTGG ATACAAACTGGTTGGTCGAGATACAATCCGCTGTGGAGACGCAGGTTGGTTGGACAGGTTGCCTGTATGTGAAG AGGTTCAGTGTAAAGCCCCAAATATCGACAATGCCGACTTTACTTCAGGTTCTCGGTATCCTTACAAATACAAAGCTACAGTGACACATCAGTGCAGAACTGGATATATGATGATAGGACAAAGTACCTCTGTATGTGGAATAGATGGCCAGTGGTCACCTAAACTTCTGGAATGTAAAC CCAAAAACTGTTCCAAACCTGTCGGAGGAGTCAACATGAATTTGAAGGACAGAAATACGCCCACATTCCCACATGGAACGAGCGTTACGTTTGTCTGTGATGCTGGCTACGAGTCTGCAGGAGGCTCTGCAGTCACTACCTGTACTACGGGGAATTGGAGCCCTGTGACGCTGAAATGCGTGAAGA AATTGCCCACCCCAACTACGACAGACAAGCCAGGTGGAAAGGAAGGTGATGGTGATGGAGGGACAG acaaCGGTGGAAGCAGCACTGGTACAACTGTGGGGATTATTATTGGATGTG TTGCAGGTCTCTTCCTGGTCGTTCTTGCAATCTATTatttcaagaaaaagaaaaaggcagg tAAGCACAGCGCTGCTGTTGGTACAACATTACTGAATGAGAAAACGTCTGATTAA
- the LOC109993154 gene encoding complement component receptor 1-like protein isoform X4 produces MAVCLVFLLSSLGLAITAQAQDCPKPVPGPNMNLKGNDIVLQEFPDGTKVTFTCEVGYQSAGGSGVSTCSAGNWSPVRLQCERKNCGALEAVINGDITYPTSTLFGDTAVVTCNAGYRRVGRETIRCGDAGWLDRLPVCEVSKCGPPPAIADGTFYPEKEEYEYREVVRYTCQKDLTLNGSKSVSCSEDGTFTPAAPTCINVQCEAPNIDNAEYIAGSLNSYKYKATVTHQCRTGYMMIGQSTSVCEIDGEWSPKLLECQRKNCGALEAVINGTITYPTSTLFGDTAVVTCNTGYKLVGRDTIRCGDAGWLDRLPVCEEVQCKAPNIDNADFTSGSRYPYKYKATVTHQCRTGYMMIGQSTSVCGIDGQWSPKLLECKPKNCSKPVGGVNMNLKDRNTPTFPHGTSVTFVCDAGYESAGGSAVTTCTTGNWSPVTLKCVKKLPTPTTTDKPGGKEGDGDGGTDNGGSSTGTTVGIIIGCAFRKALLKMRLQVTETLWSSRVVSTALLLVQHY; encoded by the exons ATGGCTGTCTGTCTCGTCTTTCTACTCAGCAGTCTTGGCCTTGCTATTACTGCTCAAG CTCAAGACTGTCCCAAGCCTGTTCCAGGACCCAACATGAATTTAAAGGGCAATGACATAGTTTTGCAAGAATTCCCAGATGGGACCAAAGTGACTTTTACCTGTGAAGTTGGCTACCAGTCTGCAGGAGGGTCTGGAGTCAGTACTTGTTCTGCTGGGAATTGGAGTCCTGTGAGGCTGCAATGCGAGA GGAAAAACTGTGGTGCACTTGAAGCTGTAATAAATGGTGACATAACTTACCCTACATCAACCCTGTTTGGTGATACAGCGGTGGTAACTTGCAACGCTGG ATACAGACGGGTTGGTCGAGAGACAATCCGCTGTGGAGACGCAGGTTGGTTGGACAGGTTGCCTGTATGTGAAG TGTCTAAGTGTGGTCCACCACCTGCGATAGCTGATGGCACATTCTATCCAGAAAAAGAAGAGTATGAATACAGGGAAGTTGTGCGTTACACCTGTCAGAAGGATTTAACTCTCAATGGATCCAAATCAGTCTCCTGTTCAGAAGATGGAACATTTACACCTGCAGCTCCAACATGTATAA ATGTTCAATGTGAAGCCCCAAATATCGACAATGCCGAATATATTGCAGGTTCTCTGAATTCTTACAAATACAAAGCTACAGTGACACATCAGTGCAGAACTGGATATATGATGATAGGACAAAGTACCTCTGTATGTGAAATAGATGGCGAGTGGTCACCTAAACTTCTGGAATGTCAAC GGAAAAACTGTGGTGCACTTGAAGCTGTAATAAATGGTACAATAACTTACCCTACATCAACCCTGTTTGGTGATACAGCGGTGGTAACTTGCAACACTGG ATACAAACTGGTTGGTCGAGATACAATCCGCTGTGGAGACGCAGGTTGGTTGGACAGGTTGCCTGTATGTGAAG AGGTTCAGTGTAAAGCCCCAAATATCGACAATGCCGACTTTACTTCAGGTTCTCGGTATCCTTACAAATACAAAGCTACAGTGACACATCAGTGCAGAACTGGATATATGATGATAGGACAAAGTACCTCTGTATGTGGAATAGATGGCCAGTGGTCACCTAAACTTCTGGAATGTAAAC CCAAAAACTGTTCCAAACCTGTCGGAGGAGTCAACATGAATTTGAAGGACAGAAATACGCCCACATTCCCACATGGAACGAGCGTTACGTTTGTCTGTGATGCTGGCTACGAGTCTGCAGGAGGCTCTGCAGTCACTACCTGTACTACGGGGAATTGGAGCCCTGTGACGCTGAAATGCGTGAAGA AATTGCCCACCCCAACTACGACAGACAAGCCAGGTGGAAAGGAAGGTGATGGTGATGGAGGGACAG acaaCGGTGGAAGCAGCACTGGTACAACTGTGGGGATTATTATTGGATGTG CTTTCAGAAAGGCACTGCTGAAAATGAGACTACAGGTGACGGAAACTCTGTGGAGCTCCAGAGTGG tAAGCACAGCGCTGCTGTTGGTACAACATTACTGA
- the LOC109993154 gene encoding complement component receptor 1-like protein isoform X9 — MAVCLVFLLSSLGLAITAQAQDCPKPVPGPNMNLKGNDIVLQEFPDGTKVTFTCEVGYQSAGGSGVSTCSAGNWSPVRLQCERKNCGALEAVINGDITYPTSTLFGDTAVVTCNAGYRRVGRETIRCGDAGWLDRLPVCEVSKCGPPPAIADGTFYPEKEEYEYREVVRYTCQKDLTLNGSKSVSCSEDGTFTPAAPTCINVQCEAPNIDNAEYIAGSLNSYKYKATVTHQCRTGYMMIGQSTSVCEIDGEWSPKLLECQRKNCGALEAVINGTITYPTSTLFGDTAVVTCNTGYKLVGRDTIRCGDAGWLDRLPVCEEVQCKAPNIDNADFTSGSRYPYKYKATVTHQCRTGYMMIGQSTSVCGIDGQWSPKLLECKPKNCSKPVGGVNMNLKDRNTPTFPHGTSVTFVCDAGYESAGGSAVTTCTTGNWSPVTLKCVKKLPTPTTTDKPGGKEGDGDGGTDNGGSSTGTTVGIIIGCVSTALLLVQHY, encoded by the exons ATGGCTGTCTGTCTCGTCTTTCTACTCAGCAGTCTTGGCCTTGCTATTACTGCTCAAG CTCAAGACTGTCCCAAGCCTGTTCCAGGACCCAACATGAATTTAAAGGGCAATGACATAGTTTTGCAAGAATTCCCAGATGGGACCAAAGTGACTTTTACCTGTGAAGTTGGCTACCAGTCTGCAGGAGGGTCTGGAGTCAGTACTTGTTCTGCTGGGAATTGGAGTCCTGTGAGGCTGCAATGCGAGA GGAAAAACTGTGGTGCACTTGAAGCTGTAATAAATGGTGACATAACTTACCCTACATCAACCCTGTTTGGTGATACAGCGGTGGTAACTTGCAACGCTGG ATACAGACGGGTTGGTCGAGAGACAATCCGCTGTGGAGACGCAGGTTGGTTGGACAGGTTGCCTGTATGTGAAG TGTCTAAGTGTGGTCCACCACCTGCGATAGCTGATGGCACATTCTATCCAGAAAAAGAAGAGTATGAATACAGGGAAGTTGTGCGTTACACCTGTCAGAAGGATTTAACTCTCAATGGATCCAAATCAGTCTCCTGTTCAGAAGATGGAACATTTACACCTGCAGCTCCAACATGTATAA ATGTTCAATGTGAAGCCCCAAATATCGACAATGCCGAATATATTGCAGGTTCTCTGAATTCTTACAAATACAAAGCTACAGTGACACATCAGTGCAGAACTGGATATATGATGATAGGACAAAGTACCTCTGTATGTGAAATAGATGGCGAGTGGTCACCTAAACTTCTGGAATGTCAAC GGAAAAACTGTGGTGCACTTGAAGCTGTAATAAATGGTACAATAACTTACCCTACATCAACCCTGTTTGGTGATACAGCGGTGGTAACTTGCAACACTGG ATACAAACTGGTTGGTCGAGATACAATCCGCTGTGGAGACGCAGGTTGGTTGGACAGGTTGCCTGTATGTGAAG AGGTTCAGTGTAAAGCCCCAAATATCGACAATGCCGACTTTACTTCAGGTTCTCGGTATCCTTACAAATACAAAGCTACAGTGACACATCAGTGCAGAACTGGATATATGATGATAGGACAAAGTACCTCTGTATGTGGAATAGATGGCCAGTGGTCACCTAAACTTCTGGAATGTAAAC CCAAAAACTGTTCCAAACCTGTCGGAGGAGTCAACATGAATTTGAAGGACAGAAATACGCCCACATTCCCACATGGAACGAGCGTTACGTTTGTCTGTGATGCTGGCTACGAGTCTGCAGGAGGCTCTGCAGTCACTACCTGTACTACGGGGAATTGGAGCCCTGTGACGCTGAAATGCGTGAAGA AATTGCCCACCCCAACTACGACAGACAAGCCAGGTGGAAAGGAAGGTGATGGTGATGGAGGGACAG acaaCGGTGGAAGCAGCACTGGTACAACTGTGGGGATTATTATTGGATGTG tAAGCACAGCGCTGCTGTTGGTACAACATTACTGA